In Callospermophilus lateralis isolate mCalLat2 chromosome 18, mCalLat2.hap1, whole genome shotgun sequence, one DNA window encodes the following:
- the LOC143383804 gene encoding uncharacterized protein LOC143383804: MHYKCSECGKAFSRKDTLVQHQRIHSGEKPYECSECGKAFSRKATLVQHQRIHTGERPYECSECGKAFSRKDNLTQHKRIHTGEMPYKCGECGKYFSHHSNLIVHQRVHNGARPYKCNDCGKVFRHKSTLVQHESIHTGENPYDCSDCGKSFGHKYTLIKHQRIHTETKPFECTECGKFFSRSSDFIAHQRVHTGERPFVCSKCGKDFIRTSHLVRHQKVHTGERPYECTECGKAYSLSSHLIRHQKIHAAGRL, translated from the coding sequence ATGCATTACAAGTGCAGTGAATGTGGGAAAGCTTTCAGTCGCAAAGATACACTTGTCCAGCACCAGAGGATCCATAGTGGGGAAAAGCCTTATGAGTGCAGCGAGTGTGGGAAAGCCTTTAGTCGAAAAGCTACACTGGTCCAGCACCAGAGGATCCACACTGGAGAAAGACCTTATGAGTGCAgtgaatgtggaaaagcctttagTCGAAAAGACAATCTTACTCAGCACAAGAGAATCCACACAGGAGAAATGCCTTATAAGTGTGGTGAATGTGGAAAATATTTTAGCCATCACTCTAACCTAATTGTACACCAGAGAGTGCACAATGGAGCAAGGCCTTACAAGTGCAATGATTGTGGGAAAGTCTTCAGACACAAATCCACACTTGTTCAGCATGAAAGCATCCATACAGGGGAAAATCCTTATGATTGCAGTGATTGTGGGAAATCCTTTGGCCACAAATACACTCTTATTAAACATCAGCGAATTCACACTGAGACTAAGCCTTTTGAGTGCACTGAATGTGGCAAGTTCTTTAGTCGAAGCTCTGACTTTATTGCACACCAGAGGGTTCACACAGGGGAAAGGCCTTTTGTGTGCAGTAAATGTGGGAAAGACTTCATCAGGACCTCCCACCTGGTTCGGCATCAGAAAGTGCACACGGGAGAAAGGCCCTACGAGTGCACTGAGTGTGGGAAGGCCTACAGCTTAAGCTCCCACCTCATTCGGCACCAGAAAATACATGCTGCAGGCAGGCTTTAG